One genomic window of Salvelinus alpinus chromosome 9, SLU_Salpinus.1, whole genome shotgun sequence includes the following:
- the exd1 gene encoding piRNA biogenesis protein EXD1 isoform X2 yields the protein MTMDDFQFMDSFKRKRIKLTLKTATFLGIVQRINTNKTVILEDVVDVKNGRKFPGVKLFFGHEILNVEFPNVTKTDRDNTSDHRPEGHLTVAEFQPYRKGLILNDDDESHVNFVVIDEFHEKFGPAMMHIRKQQVIGIGADGVGTFQHERLCWLQIATKNKVYLFDILLLGARAFKNGLSMILENNHILKVTHDCRSLAGCLMAQFGVNLTNVFDTQVADILCFYTATGGFLPDRVSTLPKVVSLHLKMSSSQLSSLNIKSLLTKVMALSVIHLQPLRLVLLDALMADYTGLVDSYLSGSREEPVHMQNIGSSSVLELPRELRELEHTRQKRQKWAVDRYPVTEQGLLERSNPRPLPPSQNGQGQDTATQRQPDPPVPTEVVPVVPAPGQGPAEKPRPSSTLGASDPDAMTSALTQEAQQSYRKQPSGVVSSVAPSGATGLLEIVMDTMAGRGRSLLKDPTPPILPVFPSLGRGLALPIPAAQVPKESPGALKTQAPVGRVEVPVPPGPIPSPVQPSENIPGAGRGLIQKPQGLTSPLSLSFSSFRKR from the exons TTGTGGATGTCAAGAATGGAAGGAAATTCCCTGGAGTGAAACTATTCTTTGGACATGAAATTCTGAATG TGGAATTCCCAAATGTAACAAAGACTGACCG AGATAACACCAGTGACCACAGACCTGAAGGTCACCTGACAGTGGCAGAGTTCCAGCCTTACAGGAAGGGTCTCATACTGA ATGACGATGATGAGAGCCATGTCAACTTTGTGGTCATTGATGAGTTCCATGAGAAGTTTGGTCCTGCT ATGATGCACATCCGGAAGCAGCAGGTGATCGGGATAGGAGCTGACGGAGTCGGGACGTTCCAGCACGAGAGACTCTGTTGGCTGCAG ATTGCCACTAAGAACAAGGTGTACCTCTTTGACATCCTGTTGCTTGGAGCCCGGGCCTTTAAGAACGGCCTGTCCATGATCCTAGAAAATAACCACATATTAAAG GTCACTCATGACTGCCGGAGCCTCGCCGGATGTCTGATGGCTCAGTTTGGAGTAAATCTCACCAACGTCTTTGACACGCAG GTGGCAGATATCCTGTGCTTCTACACAGCGACCGGTGGCTTCCTGCCAGACAGGGTCAGTACCCTACCGAAGGTGGTGAGCCTACATTTGAAGATGTCCTCGTCACAACTCTCCTCTCTCAACATCAAGTCTCTGCTCACCAAG GTCATGGCCCTGTCGGTGATCCACCTGCAGCCTCTGAGACTGGTGCTGCTGGATGCCCTCATGGCTGACTACACAGGCCTGGTGGACTCCTACCTCAGCGGCAGCCGAGAGGAACCTGTCCACATGCAGAACATCGGCTCG aGCAGTGTTCTGGAGCTGCCCAGGGAGCTGCGGGAGTTGGAGCACACGCGTCAGAAGCGCCAGAAGTGGGCCGTCGACCGCTACCCTGTCACTGAGCAGGGCCTGCTGGAGCGCTCCAACCCCAGACCCCTACCCCCATCACAGAATGGGCAGGGCCAGGACACAGCCACCCAAAGACAACCAGACCCTCCTGTCCCCACAGAAGTGGTGCCTGTAGTCCCAGCACCAGGACAGGGCCCAGCAGAGAAACCCCGTCCCAGCAGTACCCTGGGGGCCTCCGACCCCGACGCTATGACCAGTGCCCTGACACAAGAGGCCCAGCAGAGCTACAGGAAACAGCCGTCTGGAGTCGTCAGCTCAGTGGCTCCATCAGGAGCAACAGGACTCTTGGAGATAGTGATGGACACAATGGCAGGCAGAGGGAGGTCCCTGTTGAAAGACCCAACGCCACCCATTCTCCCTGTGTTCCCCTCCCTGGGAAGAGGCCTGGCTCTCCCGATACCAGCAGCCCAGGTCCCCAAGGAGAGCCCCGGAGCCCTGAAGACCCAGGCCCCAGTGGGGAGGGTGGAGGTGCCTGTCCCCCCAGGTCCAATACCCAGCCCAGTACAGCCATCTGAAAACATCCCTGGTGCTGGGAGAGGCCTCATACAGAAACCCCAAGGTCTgacctctcctctcagtctctccttCAGTTCATTTAGAAAGAGATGA
- the exd1 gene encoding piRNA biogenesis protein EXD1 isoform X1, producing the protein MTMDDFQFMDSFKRKRIKLTLKTATFLGIVQRINTNKTVILEDVVDVKNGRKFPGVKLFFGHEILNVEFPNVTKTDRDNTSDHRPEGHLTVAEFQPYRKGLILNDDDESHVNFVVIDEFHEKFGPAMMHIRKQQVIGIGADGVGTFQHERLCWLQIATKNKVYLFDILLLGARAFKNGLSMILENNHILKVTHDCRSLAGCLMAQFGVNLTNVFDTQVADILCFYTATGGFLPDRVSTLPKVVSLHLKMSSSQLSSLNIKSLLTKEDKEVWYVRPCPLSLLKVMALSVIHLQPLRLVLLDALMADYTGLVDSYLSGSREEPVHMQNIGSSSVLELPRELRELEHTRQKRQKWAVDRYPVTEQGLLERSNPRPLPPSQNGQGQDTATQRQPDPPVPTEVVPVVPAPGQGPAEKPRPSSTLGASDPDAMTSALTQEAQQSYRKQPSGVVSSVAPSGATGLLEIVMDTMAGRGRSLLKDPTPPILPVFPSLGRGLALPIPAAQVPKESPGALKTQAPVGRVEVPVPPGPIPSPVQPSENIPGAGRGLIQKPQGLTSPLSLSFSSFRKR; encoded by the exons TTGTGGATGTCAAGAATGGAAGGAAATTCCCTGGAGTGAAACTATTCTTTGGACATGAAATTCTGAATG TGGAATTCCCAAATGTAACAAAGACTGACCG AGATAACACCAGTGACCACAGACCTGAAGGTCACCTGACAGTGGCAGAGTTCCAGCCTTACAGGAAGGGTCTCATACTGA ATGACGATGATGAGAGCCATGTCAACTTTGTGGTCATTGATGAGTTCCATGAGAAGTTTGGTCCTGCT ATGATGCACATCCGGAAGCAGCAGGTGATCGGGATAGGAGCTGACGGAGTCGGGACGTTCCAGCACGAGAGACTCTGTTGGCTGCAG ATTGCCACTAAGAACAAGGTGTACCTCTTTGACATCCTGTTGCTTGGAGCCCGGGCCTTTAAGAACGGCCTGTCCATGATCCTAGAAAATAACCACATATTAAAG GTCACTCATGACTGCCGGAGCCTCGCCGGATGTCTGATGGCTCAGTTTGGAGTAAATCTCACCAACGTCTTTGACACGCAG GTGGCAGATATCCTGTGCTTCTACACAGCGACCGGTGGCTTCCTGCCAGACAGGGTCAGTACCCTACCGAAGGTGGTGAGCCTACATTTGAAGATGTCCTCGTCACAACTCTCCTCTCTCAACATCAAGTCTCTGCTCACCAAG GAGGATAAAGAGGTGTGGTATGTGCGTCCCTGCCCTTTGTCCCTGCTGAAGGTCATGGCCCTGTCGGTGATCCACCTGCAGCCTCTGAGACTGGTGCTGCTGGATGCCCTCATGGCTGACTACACAGGCCTGGTGGACTCCTACCTCAGCGGCAGCCGAGAGGAACCTGTCCACATGCAGAACATCGGCTCG aGCAGTGTTCTGGAGCTGCCCAGGGAGCTGCGGGAGTTGGAGCACACGCGTCAGAAGCGCCAGAAGTGGGCCGTCGACCGCTACCCTGTCACTGAGCAGGGCCTGCTGGAGCGCTCCAACCCCAGACCCCTACCCCCATCACAGAATGGGCAGGGCCAGGACACAGCCACCCAAAGACAACCAGACCCTCCTGTCCCCACAGAAGTGGTGCCTGTAGTCCCAGCACCAGGACAGGGCCCAGCAGAGAAACCCCGTCCCAGCAGTACCCTGGGGGCCTCCGACCCCGACGCTATGACCAGTGCCCTGACACAAGAGGCCCAGCAGAGCTACAGGAAACAGCCGTCTGGAGTCGTCAGCTCAGTGGCTCCATCAGGAGCAACAGGACTCTTGGAGATAGTGATGGACACAATGGCAGGCAGAGGGAGGTCCCTGTTGAAAGACCCAACGCCACCCATTCTCCCTGTGTTCCCCTCCCTGGGAAGAGGCCTGGCTCTCCCGATACCAGCAGCCCAGGTCCCCAAGGAGAGCCCCGGAGCCCTGAAGACCCAGGCCCCAGTGGGGAGGGTGGAGGTGCCTGTCCCCCCAGGTCCAATACCCAGCCCAGTACAGCCATCTGAAAACATCCCTGGTGCTGGGAGAGGCCTCATACAGAAACCCCAAGGTCTgacctctcctctcagtctctccttCAGTTCATTTAGAAAGAGATGA